The region AACGGCTCGATCGCGGCAGGCGGCTCCACGACGTTCGGCTTCACCGCCAACGGCAACGCGGCGACCCCCACCGCGACCTGCACCAGCCCCTGACCTTCTGACGGTACGGATGGGGGACCGGGGCGGGGGCAGCGCCCCGGTCCCCCATCCGCTCACCTGAGGACGCCAAATCGGCCCTGTCCGTACGCGGGGACGCCGTCGACGCTCTGCTCGGCGGGACGGGGCGCTGCCAGTCGGCCCACGTCCACGTCCGGCACCTGGAGGTTCGGTTCAGGCACTAGTCGCGCTTCGGCCAGATCAGGCCCTGGTCGGTCCAGATGACGCCCTTGTTGCGGCACAGGCAGAAGGGGTGGCCGATCGGGTCGGTGTAAACCCGCCAGCCGTAGCCGTTGGGGCCGATGAAGTCCTGCCGCAGCGTCGCGCCGAGGTCGAGGACGCGGCGCTGCTCGGACTCGATTTCGTCCACTTCGAAGTCGAGGTGGAACTGCTTGGGGTGCTCGCGGTCGGGCCACCGCGGAGCGCGGTAGTCGTCCACGCGGATGAAGGCCAGCTCGACCTCGCCGAACGTGATGCCGGCCCAGTTCTCGTGGCTGCCTTCCTTGATCGGGCGGCCCGT is a window of Microbispora sp. NBC_01189 DNA encoding:
- a CDS encoding VOC family protein — protein: MLRLTDFIIDCPDTMKLAAFYSEVTGRPIKEGSHENWAGITFGEVELAFIRVDDYRAPRWPDREHPKQFHLDFEVDEIESEQRRVLDLGATLRQDFIGPNGYGWRVYTDPIGHPFCLCRNKGVIWTDQGLIWPKRD